The genomic region TTCCAAAGAGCGCTGCTACTTTTTTTACCGCCACAAGGCGTTGAAAAGTATTGGACTCGCCCTGTTGCATCGCGAGAAAAATCTCTGAGCCCACGCCGGTACCAATACGCTGCGCAAACGGGTGCCGGGCGTTGAGGCGAACAAGTTCCGTCTTTTTAGAATCGTTATCTTTTTCAACCATTATGAATCTATTCTCGGCAATAGGCTTAAATGGTTGCCCACGGTTTTAGCAGATGCTCCACGAATCATCATATTGGGAGGGTAGCACGTACTTCCGCCTCAGGTCTAAGCCGCAAATCGTGCATCGGCCGCCTGAAAATGACTCAAGAGAGCAGCGTTGACGGCATCAACATGCTGCCAATTCACTCCATGGCCTGCATCCGGGAACTTCAGCAGATGAGCTCCGGGTATCAGGCGTGCCAAACGCCGACTTTCGCTGGGGTGAATGATGACATCCTGCTCCGGGCAAACCACCAATGTAGGTAAACCACGAAGACGATGCAGCCTATCGGCC from Deltaproteobacteria bacterium harbors:
- a CDS encoding alpha/beta fold hydrolase; the encoded protein is VPKLASCFLGSARSRIRAFKRTLFPDDFIATKDDQWFRSLLRRDFNGHPSMVDLVAQGNACRAHDTADRLHRLRGLPTLVVCPEQDVIIHPSESRRLARLIPGAHLLKFPDAGHGVNWQHVDAVNAALLSHFQAADARFAA